aaacatcccccacaccattacaccaccaccaccagcctgcacagtggtaacaaggcatgatggatccatgttctcattctgtttaagccaaattctgactataccatctgaatgtctcaacagaaatcgagactcatcagaccaggccacattcttccagtcttcaactgtccaattttggtgagctcgtgcaaattgtagcctctttttcctatttgtagtggagatgagtggtacccgatggggtcttctgctgttgtagcccatctgcctcaaggttgtgcgtgttgtggcttcacaaatgctttgctgcataccttggttgtaacgagtggttatttcagtcaaagttgctcttctatcagcttgaatcagtcggcccattctcctctgacctctagcatcaacaaggcattttcgcccacaggactgccgcatactagatgtttttcccttttcacaccattctttgtaaaccctagaaatggttgtgcgtgaaaatcccagtaactgagcagattgtgaaatactcagaccggcccgtctggcaccaacaaccatgccacgctcaaaattctTTGCcattcagacattcagtttggagttcaggagattgtcttgaccaggaccacatccctaaatgcattgaagcaactgccatgtgattggttgataagataattgcattaatgagaaattgaacaggtgttcttaataatcatttaggtgagtgtatatatatatatatatatatatatatatatatatatatatatacacacatttacaaatatatatgtataagaAACAAAAGGGCATGGCGCCAAATATCAAAGAGGATGATTATACTCACCAATGGTAGCAGAGTGGTCTATAGAGAACTTGCCACTTTGAAAGTACTTAATGAAGGAGGTTTTGCCCACACTACTATTTCCAACAATCACCACGTTGTAGGGGTTTGATCTAGAGCCAGAGCTTCCTAAGGTACCTGAATtggaaacagacagatatgTCTTTTACTGGCACTCTCACTTCCCTGATCTCAACTTGACTCTCCATTACGTTTTACTCCAACTGTACCAAACAACACCGCTAAATGAATTTCACGAGTTTTCTGCCAAGATGAACCAACATACTCAATTAAAACCATACCCTCTGCTGCTTCAATTCTGGTAACTTACCTGGTGGTTGTTTCGGCATTCTGGCAACTGGGCTCTTGTTTGCATGCCCTCCCTTTTTTTGATCAATTATATTCGCAGGGCCAGGTTGCAGAGCTGGAGTCACTTGTTCAGACCCTTCTGCACTCATACCAGTGCTTGAGGCAACATCCTAAGACATAAAGACAATGTTATCTCCCATACCGAAGAGGAATACTTTTGTTTAGTGTAAATTTAGTGTAAAACATGTAGTGTAAAAGTAATATACTCTAATACTGTAatgcatacagtacagtaatattgtactttatgaaatacatgaaaatgGAAAGTTCctctttcagccaatcaaataaacacatttcattatTGCAGCTCTTTATAATAAGATCTTgaattaatacaataaaataatgctATTTAAAATGGTACCTCTGTCCCTGTGTTTGGTCTCTCCTGTTGGTCTTCAGGCCTGTGTTCCTCTTGTAATTGGTCCAAAACAACACTGACTTCTGAATCTTTGATGGTTTCCCCTCTGAACTCTTCCTCCATTATCTTTTCTTCAGGcttcctctgttcttcctccgTATGGAAACCTTCTCGTGTCCGACGGGTAGATCCCATCTTTCTTCTCTTCTCTACACCTTTGGGTTCACCAACAATCATACAAGGTTGGGAATCAGGAAATGTTCCTTCTACTAAGTCTTCCTCTTTGGTCTCTAGGTCACGTTTAGCCGCATCCTTTATCACATTATCAACGAGTTCCTCAAGCTTAACAGGTGCATTCTTTTCTGCTATCATGACCTCTCCTATGACCTCTTGATCTTCTATATTCTCCTTCCCCGGGCTCTTCTCTGCTCTTTCCTCTACCTGCCTATCTTGAGAAGTCCTGCTGTGAGTAGAACCCATCTCAATTTTcttcactggtgtgtgtgtctctttgcaCAATGTTACCTCTTCAACAAGAACACTCTGCACTGAGGAATGATCTGGGGGAAACCTCTCATTTTCCATTGATTTATCAAGCTTGTCCTCCATAAATCTGTCTCCGTGGCACAAACTAGAGATGTCAGGATTTGAGTTCAGTGTGTCATCATTCAGGTAGGACTGTAAAGTAAGAACATCTGGGTAAGGGTTGTGAAGCTGTTGGTTTAATTCATTCATCATTAACTTACTTTCACTGTCTATATCGTGAGCATTCACATTTCTTCCCTCTTGATTTGAAATACTGAATGAAGAGCTATGGTCAGTCCGGACACTCACCTCATTAATCTCTCCTTCATTCTTGTCATTGCCAGCTTCATCCTTAGATTCCATCAACATTTCAATCCCACCCTCCATGACTTCAGGATCTCCAATCATTTGCCCCATGATTTCATTATCTCCAGCTTCCCTTTTCTCTTCCACTGTGTTGAGTCCTTCTCGGATGCGACGGGTAGAGCCCATCTTTCTTCTCCTAATAGTTTTGGATTCACCAACATCCTTGGGAGAATGGGAactcagagacagagatgatTTTGAAGGATCTCTGGGGTTAATACATGATGTTGATAGATGATGTTCGATGTCTACTGCATGGGAAAGCTGAATAGTTGAGGAATCAGGATCTAAACAAACCATATATCCTGACTGTTGGCTCTCTGCCATAAGAACTGCTGGGTCATAAAGAATTTGGGTGCTCTCACACACTACTTTTTGTACTTCTACCCCTTCAATGTTTTCTGCAGGTTCGACAAGCTCAGGATTTTCTATGCCACATTCTTGGTCTGCTGCTTTTGCAACCGCTTCCTCCTTTACTATGGCCTCTGAGTCAAAACTAGCCTGATCTTCTGTCATTTTTTCTACAGGTTCCTCAAGCATTACAGGCACAGGCTTTTCTGCTATCATGAACCCTCCCATCACACCTGTGAACTCTTGATCTTCTATATCATTCTCCTCCCGGATCTTCTCTGttccctgtcctccctgtctaccGTGAGCAGTCCTAATGCGAGAAGAACCCATCGTCCTTCTCTTCACTGGGGAGTGGGGTCTTTTGCCCACTGTTCCCTGTTCTCCAAGAAAACTCTGCTCTGATGGAGGATCTGGAGGAAAggatatgttttcttttgattCATCAAGCTTTCCCTCCATTAATGTGTATTCACGTTGCCCACCAGAGATATCAGGACATGAGATCAGTGTCTCATCAGTGTGGTAAGACTGTAAAGTAGTAACATGAGGGTTAGTGTTGTCAAGAGTTTGGtttaattcattaattattgGTGGACTTTCATTGCCAATATCATGAGCATCTATGTTTCTTCCCTCTTGATTTGAAGAACTTAATGAAGAGCAATGGTCAGTCAGGGCAGTCACATCATTTATCTCTTCTCCTTCATTCTTGTCATTACCAGCTTCATCCTTAGATTCCATCAGCTTTTCAAACTCTATGAAAGACCTCTCCACTGCGTCAGATTCACCAATCATTTGCCCTATGATTTTATCCATCATTAAATCTTCTCCAGCTTCCATTTTCTCTAcctctgtgttgtgtccttCTCGAATTCGACGGGTAGAGCCCATCTTTCTTCTCTTCCCTATTGATTTAGATTCACATCTTGTGACATTAGTAATTTGGGTGCTCTCACACTCAGCTACTATTTGTACTTCTGCCAGCTCTGCCCGTCTAAGAATTTCTGCAGTTTCAACAAGCTCAGGTTTTTCTAAGCCACATTTTTGTTCTGCTACTATAACAATCTCTTCCTCCTTTAATATGTTGTGTGAGTCACCTCTAGCCTGATCTTCTGCAATTTGTTCTACATGTTCCTCAAGCTTTACAGGCTCAGTAGTTTCTGCTATCATGACCTCTCCCACCACTCCTATGAACTCTTGGTCTTCCAAATTCTCATCCTCCTGGTTCTCCTTTGCactctgttctccctgtctACCGTGAGGAGTCCTGCTGCGAGTAGAACCCATCTTCCGTTTCTTCACTGGGGTGTGGGATCCTTTGCTCGCTGTTGCCTCTTCTCCAAGATAAGTCTGCTCTGGTGGAGGATCTGGAGgaaaatcattattttcctTTGATTCAGCAAAATTTTCCTCCATTAATGTGTCTTCACATTGTCCGCTAGAGAAATCTGGACTTGAGATCAGTGTGTCATCAGTCTGGTAGGACTGGAAAGTAGGAAAATTGGGGTCAGGGTTGTGAAAACTTTGGTTTAATTCATTCATAATCAATGGGCTTTCACTGCTTATTTCATCAGCATCTATATTTCCTCCTTGATTTGAATTACTGAATGAAGGGCTATGGTCAGTCAGGGCAGTCACATTATTTATCTCTTCTCCTTCATTGTTGTCATTACCAGCTTCATCCTTAGATTCCATCAACATTTCAATCTCTGGAAAGGTCCCTTCCATTGCTTCAGGGTCTCCAATCATTTGCCCTATGATTTCATCCTTCATGACATTTTCTCCAGCTTCccatttctcttcctctgtgttgaGTGCTTCTCGTTTGCGACGGGTAGAGCCCATCTTTTTTCTCCGTCCTATAGCTTTGGATTCACCAACATCACTGTGTGAAGGGGAACTCGGAGACAGATGTGATTCTGTAGTAATTTTGAGGACATTACTTGATGTTAACAGATGTTCCATATCTACTATATTGGTAAGCTGAGTAGTTGAGGTATCATGATCTAAACAAACCTCATCCTCTGACTGTTGGTTCCTTGCTGTAAGAGCTGCTGAGTCATAGGGACTTTGGGTTTTCTTGCACTCAGCTGCTATCTCTATTTCTACCTCATCTGCTTCTCTAGGGTTTTCTGCAGGTTCTACCACCCCAGACTCTTCTAGGGCAGAATTTATATCTGCTACTATGGAGACCTCTTTATCCATTGCAACTTTCTCTGGAACAGCTTTTGAATTATCCTCTGCCACTTCTACATGTTTGTCAGGATTTAGGAGATCAGGGTTGTCTTTCATCATTGATGGGCTTTCACGGCTTATTTCATCAGCATCTATGTTTCCTCCCTCTTGAATTGAAGTACTGAATGAAGAGCTATGGTCAGTCAGGGCAGTCACATCATTTATCTCTTCTCCTTCATTCTTGTCATTACCAGCTTCATCCTTAGATTCCATCAACTTTTCAAACTCTATGAAAGATCTCTCCACTGCTTCAGGATCTCCAATCATTTGCCCTATGATTTTATCCATCATTAAATCTTCTCCAGCTTccattttctcttcctctgtgttgtgtccttCTCGAATTCGACGGGTAGAGCCCATCTTTCTTCTCTTCCCTATTGATTTAGATTCACATCTTGTGACATTAGTAATTTGGGGGCTCTCACACTCAGCTACTATTTGTACTTCTGCCAGCTCTGCCCGTCTAAGAATTTCTGCAGTTTCAACAAGCTCAGGTTTTTCTAAGCCACATTTTTGTTCTGCTACTATAACAACCTCTTCCTCCTTTAATATGTTGTGTGAGTCACCTCTAGCCTGATCCTCTGCAATTTTTTCTACATGTTCCTCAAGCTTTACAGGCTCAGTAGTTTCTGCTATCATGATCTCTCCCACCACTCCTATGAACTCTTGGTCTTCCAAATTCTCATCCTCCTGGTTCTCCTTTGCgctctgtcctccctgtctaccGTGAGGAGTCCTGCTGCGAGTAGAACCCATCTTCCGTTTCTTCACTGGGGTGTGGGATCCTTTGCTCGCTGTTGCCTCTTCTCCAAGATAAGTCTGCTCTGGTGGAGGATCTGGAGgaaaatcattattttcctTTGATTCAGCAAAATTTTCCTCCATTAATGTGTCTTCACATTGTCCGCTAGAGAAATCTGGACTTGAGATCAGTGTGTCATCAGTCTGGTAGGACTGGAAAGTAGGAAAATTGGGGTCAGGGTTGTGAAAACTTTGGTTTAATTCATTCATAATCAATGGGCTTTCACTGCTTATTTCATCAGCATCTATATTTCCTCCTTCTTGATTTGAATTACTGAATGAAGAGCTATGGTCAGTCAGAGCAGTCACATTATTTATCTCTTCTCCTTCATTGTTGTCATTACCAGCTTCATCCTTAGATTCCATCAACATTTCAATCTCTGGAAAGGACCCTTCCATTCCTTCAGGGTCTCCAATCATTTGCCCTATGATTTCATCCTTCATGACATTTTCTCCAGCTTCccatttctcttcctctgtgttgaGTGCTTCTCGTTTGCGACGGGTAGAGCCCATCTTTTTTCTCCGTCCTATAGGTTTGGATTCACCAACATCACTGTGTGAAGGGGAACTCGGAGACAGATGTGATTCTGTAGTAATTCTGAGGACATTACTTGGTGTTAACAGTTGTTCCATATCTACTATATTGGTAAGCTGAGTAGTTGAGGTATCATGATCTAAACAAACCTCATCCTCTGACTGTTGGTTCCTTGCTGTAAGAGCTGCTGAGTCATAGGGACTTTGGGTGTTCTCGCACTCAGCTGCTATCTCTATTTCTACCTCATCTGCTTCTCTAGGGTTTTCTGCAGGTTCTACCACCCCAGATTCTTCTAGGGCAGAATTTATATCTGCTACTATGGAGACCTCTTTATCCATTGCAACTTTCTCTGGAACAGCTTTTGAATGATCCTCTTTCACTTCTACATGTTTGTCAGGATTTAAGAGCTCAGGGTTGTCTTTCATCATTGATGGGCTTTCACTGCTTATTTCATCAGCATCTATGTTTCCTCCCTCTTGAATTGAAGCACTGAATGAAGAGCTATGGTCAGTCAGGGCAGTCACATCATTCATCTCTTCTCCTTCATTCTTGTCATTACCAGCTTCATCCTTAGATTCCATCAACTTTTCAAACTCTATGAAAGATCTCTCCACTGCTTCAGGATCTCCAATCATTTGCCCTATGATTTTATCCATCATTAAATCTTCTCCCGCTTCCATTTTCTCTTCCTTtccaccctctctcctttcctctccctcactaccaTTAGGAGTCCTGGTGTGAGTGGAACCCATCATCTCTTTGGTTACTGGGGTGTGGGAGTCTATCTCGGCTGTTCCCTCTTCATTAAAATAACTCTGCTCTGATGGAGGATCTGGTGGAAACTTCATGTTTTCCACTGATTCATCAAGTGCTTCCTCCTTtaatgtgtgttcatgtttcaaACCAGAGATGGTCGGATTTGAGTTTAGTGTGTCATCAGTCTGGTAGGACTGTAAGGTAGGAACATCAGTGTAAGGTCTGTGAAGATTTTCGTTTAAGTCTTTCATCATTGATGGGCTTTCACTGCTTATTTCATCAGCATCTATGTTTCCTCCCTCTTGAATTGAAGCACTGAATGAAGAGCTATGGTCAGTCAGGGCAGTCACATCATTCATCTCTTCTCCTTCATTCTTGTCATTACCAGCTTCATCCTTAGATTCCATCAACTTTTCAAACTCTATGAAAGATCTCTCCACTGCTTCAGGATCTCCAATCATTTGCCCTATGATTTTATCCATCATTAAATCTTCTCCAGCTTccattttctcttcctctgtgttgtgtccttCTCGAATTCGACGGGTAGAGCCCATCTTTCTTCTCTTCCCTATTGCTTTGGATTCACATCTTGTGACATTAGTAATTTGGGTGCTCTCACACTCAGCTACTATTTGTACTTCTGCCAGCTCTGCCCGTCTAAGAATTTCTGCAGTTTCAACAAGCTCAGGTTTTTCTAAGCCACATTTTTGTTCTGCTACTATAACAACCTCTTCCTCCTTTAATATGTTGTGTGAGTCACCTCTAGCCTGATCTTCTGCAATTTGTTCTACATGTTCCTCAAGCTTTACAGGCTCAGTAGTTTCTGCTATCATGACCTCTCCCACCACTCCTATGAACTCTTGGTCTTCCAAATTCTCATCCTCCTGGTTCTCCTTTGCgctctgtcctccctgtctaccGTGAGGAGTCCTGCTGCGAGTAGAACCCATCTTCCGTTTCTTCACTGGGGTGTGGGATCCTTTGCTCGCTGTTGCCTCTTCTCTAAGATAAGTCTGCTCTGGTGGAGGATCTGGAGgaaaatcattattttcctTTGATTCAGCAAAATTTTCCTCCATTAATGTGTCTTCACATTGTCCGCAAGAGAAATCTGGACTTGAGATCAGTGTGTCATCAGTCTGGTAGGACTGGAAAGTAGGAAAATTGGGGTCAGGGTTGTGAAAACTTTGGTTTAATTCATTCATAATCAATGGGCTTTCACTGCTTATTTCATCAGCATCTATATTTCCTCCTTGATTTGAATTACTGAATGAAGGGCTATGGTCAGTCAGGGCAGTCACATTATTTATCTCTTCTCCTTCATTCTTGTCATTACCAGCTTCATCCTTAGATTCCATCAACATTTCAATCTCTGGAAAGGACCCTTCCATTCCTTCAGGGTCTCCAATCATTTGCCCTATGATTTCATCCTTCATGACATTTTCTCCAGCTTCccatttctcttcctctgtgttgaGTGCTTCTCGTTTGCGACGGGTAGAGCCCATCTTTTTTCTCCGTCCTATAGCTTTGGATTCACCAACATCGCTGGGTGAAGGGGAACTCGGAGAAAGATGTGATTTTGTAGTAATTCTGAGGACATTACTTGATGTTAACAGTTGTTCCATATCTACTGTATTGGTAAGCTGAGTAGTTGAGGTATCATGATCTAAACAAACCTTATCCTCTGACTGTTGGTTCCTTGCTGTAAGAGCTGCTGAGTCATAGGGACTTTGGGTGTTCTCGCACTCAGCTGCTATCTCTATTTCTACCTCATCTTCTTCTCTAGAGTTTTCTACAGGTTCTACCACCCCAGATTCTTCTAGGGCAGAATTTATATCTGCTACTATGGAGACCTCTTTATCCATTGCAACTTTCTCTGGAACAGCTTTTGAATGATCCTCTTTCACTTCTACATGTTTGTCAGGATTTAAGAGCTCAGGGTTGTCTTTCATCATTGATGGGCTTTCACTGCTTATTTCATCAGCATCTATGTTTCCTCCCTCTTGAATTGAAGCACTGAATGAAGAGCTATGGTCAGTCAGGGCAGTCACATTATTTATCTCTTCTCCTTCATTCTTGTTATTACCAGCTTCATCCTTAGATTCCATCAACTTTTCAAACTCTATGAAAGATCTCTCCACTGCTTCAGGATCTCCAATCATTTGCCCTATGATTTTATCCATCATTAAATCTTCTCCAGCTTccattttctcttcctctgtgttgtgtccttCTCGAATTCGACGGGTAGAGCCCATCTTTCTTCTCTTCCCTATTGCTTTGGATTCACATCTTGTGACATTAGTAATTTGGGTGCTCTCACACTCAGCTACTATTTGTACTTCTGCCAGCTCTGCCCGTCTAAGAATTTCTGCAGTTTCAACAAGCTCAGGTTTTTCTAAGCCACATTTTTGTTCTGCTACTATAACAACCTCTTCCTCCTTTAATATGTTGTGTGAGTCACCTCTAGCCTGATCTTCTGCAATTTGTTCTACATGTTCCTCAAGCTTTACAGGCTCAGTAGTTTCTGCTATCATGACCTCTCCCACCACTCCTATGAACTCTTGGTCTTCCAAATTCTCATCCTCCTGGTTCTCCTTTGCgctctgtcctccctgtctaccGTGAGGAGTCCTGCTGCGAGTAGAACCCATCTTCCGTTTCTTCACTGGGGTGTGGGATCCTTTGCTCGCTGTTGCCTCTTCAC
This sequence is a window from Esox lucius isolate fEsoLuc1 chromosome 17, fEsoLuc1.pri, whole genome shotgun sequence. Protein-coding genes within it:
- the rab44 gene encoding uncharacterized protein rab44 isoform X1; translated protein: MDLLQESPGTELTSHLSADLALQVVQGLTAEPITRQLTKDEQKRQESEHADLESSIFDTFSHSLDQSPESDTSTIREDFESFNNTIVFQSEEGDEKLLPDVNETEVPDYFYSAGPCNQEALYQRDEAKDLENIIVAYGPHFRKPDDVKKYQMEDDKPDSKVFTCHLNQPAYLEESTKPFTNPILLQSVQDKNEIANESQFESRRRKMGSTHSSHKGTQSEEEGREREAQGETKNTEVIADKGEYMEAVERSCTEFEMLMEYMDGVGNDRNDGKEKNEETALTDHSSSFSISNQVGRNIDSDNVDSLRYSVKNEFSPSHQNPYHLQHEDTLWEETLDESKENNDFPPNPPSEQSYLGEEGTAEIEFHTPVTKKKIGSARSSTPLGKREEEKTEKTQKEKNIEDQELIEMVAEVMIAEKTECVKLEKHVHKMTECQDRGDSETILKEEEVALVGEQKCGIEKTELEEPTEKCRGAEVVEVQTVAECESTQTPNDPGFESKAIGKRRKMGSTRRIQEALNTEEEKMEAGEDVMMDEIIGQMIGDPEAVEGSFPEIEMLMESKDEAGNDKNEGEEINNVTALTDHSSSFNTSIQEGGNIDADEISSESPSMMKDNPELLNPDKHVEVKEDHSKAVPENIALDKEVSIVADINSALEESGVVEPAENPREAEEVEIEIAAECKKTQSPYDPAALTAQNQQSEDKVCLDHDTSTTQLTNIVDMEHLLTSSNVLRSTTESHLSPSSPSHSDVGESKAIGRRKKMGSTRRKREALNTEEEKWEAGENVMKDEIIGQMIGDPEAVERSFIEFEKLMESKDEAGNDNNEGEEINNVTSLTDHSSSFNTSIQEGGNIDADEISSESPSMMTDNPELLNPDKHVEVKEDHSKAVPENIALDKEVSIVADINSALEESGVVEPAENPREAEEVEIEIAAECKKTQSPYEPAALTAQNQQSEDKVCLDHDTSTTQLTNIVDMEQLLTSSNVLRSTTESHLSPSSPSHSDVGESKPIGRRKKMGSTRCKREALNTEEEKWEAGENVMKDEIIGQMIGDPEAMEGSFPEIEMLMESKDEAGNDNNEGEEINNVTALTDHSPSFSNSNQGGNIDADEISSESPLIMNELNQSFHNPDPNFPTFQSYQTDDTLISSPDFSSGQCEDTLMEEKLAESKENNNFPPDPPPEQTYLGEEATASKGSHTPVKKRKMGSTRSRTPHGRQGGQSAKENQEDENLEDQEFIGVVGEVMIAETTEPVKLEEHVEQIAEDQARGDSHNILKEEEVVIVAEQKCGLEKPELVETAEILRRAELAEVQIVAECESTQITNVTRCESKAIGKRRKMGSTRRIREGHNTEEEKMEAGEDLMMDKIIGQMIGDPEAVERSFIEFEKLMESKDEAGNNKNEGEEINNVTALTDHSSSFSASIQEGGNIDADEISSESPSMMKDNPELLNPDKHVEVKEDHSKAVPEKVAMDKEVSIVADINSALEESGVVEPVENSREEDEVEIEIAAECENTQSPYDSAALTARNQQSEDKVCLDHDTSTTQLTNTVDMEQLLTSSNVLRITTKSHLSPSSPSPSDVGESKAIGRRKKMGSTRRKREALNTEEEKWEAGENVMKDEIIGQMIGDPEGMEGSFPEIEMLMESKDEAGNDKNEGEEINNVTALTDHSPSFSNSNQGGNIDADEISSESPLIMNELNQSFHNPDPNFPTFQSYQTDDTLISSPDFSCGQCEDTLMEENFAESKENNDFPPDPPPEQTYLREEATASKGSHTPVKKRKMGSTRSRTPHGRQGGQSAKENQEDENLEDQEFIGVVGEVMIAETTEPVKLEEHVEQIAEDQARGDSHNILKEEEVVIVAEQKCGLEKPELVETAEILRRAELAEVQIVAECESTQITNVTRCESKAIGKRRKMGSTRRIREGHNTEEEKMEAGEDLMMDKIIGQMIGDPEAVERSFIEFEKLMESKDEAGNDKNEGEEMNDVTALTDHSSSFSASIQEGGNIDADEISSESPSMMKDLNENLHRPYTDVPTLQSYQTDDTLNSNPTISGLKHEHTLKEEALDESVENMKFPPDPPSEQSYFNEEGTAEIDSHTPVTKEMMGSTHTRTPNGSEGEERREGGKEEKMEAGEDLMMDKIIGQMIGDPEAVERSFIEFEKLMESKDEAGNDKNEGEEMNDVTALTDHSSSFSASIQEGGNIDADEISSESPSMMKDNPELLNPDKHVEVKEDHSKAVPEKVAMDKEVSIVADINSALEESGVVEPAENPREADEVEIEIAAECENTQSPYDSAALTARNQQSEDEVCLDHDTSTTQLTNIVDMEQLLTPSNVLRITTESHLSPSSPSHSDVGESKPIGRRKKMGSTRRKREALNTEEEKWEAGENVMKDEIIGQMIGDPEGMEGSFPEIEMLMESKDEAGNDNNEGEEINNVTALTDHSSSFSNSNQEGGNIDADEISSESPLIMNELNQSFHNPDPNFPTFQSYQTDDTLISSPDFSSGQCEDTLMEENFAESKENNDFPPDPPPEQTYLGEEATASKGSHTPVKKRKMGSTRSRTPHGRQGGQSAKENQEDENLEDQEFIGVVGEIMIAETTEPVKLEEHVEKIAEDQARGDSHNILKEEEVVIVAEQKCGLEKPELVETAEILRRAELAEVQIVAECESPQITNVTRCESKSIGKRRKMGSTRRIREGHNTEEEKMEAGEDLMMDKIIGQMIGDPEAVERSFIEFEKLMESKDEAGNDKNEGEEINDVTALTDHSSSFSTSIQEGGNIDADEISRESPSMMKDNPDLLNPDKHVEVAEDNSKAVPEKVAMDKEVSIVADINSALEESGVVEPAENPREADEVEIEIAAECKKTQSPYDSAALTARNQQSEDEVCLDHDTSTTQLTNIVDMEHLLTSSNVLKITTESHLSPSSPSHSDVGESKAIGRRKKMGSTRRKREALNTEEEKWEAGENVMKDEIIGQMIGDPEAMEGTFPEIEMLMESKDEAGNDNNEGEEINNVTALTDHSPSFSNSNQGGNIDADEISSESPLIMNELNQSFHNPDPNFPTFQSYQTDDTLISSPDFSSGQCEDTLMEENFAESKENNDFPPDPPPEQTYLGEEATASKGSHTPVKKRKMGSTRSRTPHGRQGEQSAKENQEDENLEDQEFIGVVGEVMIAETTEPVKLEEHVEQIAEDQARGDSHNILKEEEIVIVAEQKCGLEKPELVETAEILRRAELAEVQIVAECESTQITNVTRCESKSIGKRRKMGSTRRIREGHNTEVEKMEAGEDLMMDKIIGQMIGESDAVERSFIEFEKLMESKDEAGNDKNEGEEINDVTALTDHCSSLSSSNQEGRNIDAHDIGNESPPIINELNQTLDNTNPHVTTLQSYHTDETLISCPDISGGQREYTLMEGKLDESKENISFPPDPPSEQSFLGEQGTVGKRPHSPVKRRTMGSSRIRTAHGRQGGQGTEKIREENDIEDQEFTGVMGGFMIAEKPVPVMLEEPVEKMTEDQASFDSEAIVKEEAVAKAADQECGIENPELVEPAENIEGVEVQKVVCESTQILYDPAVLMAESQQSGYMVCLDPDSSTIQLSHAVDIEHHLSTSCINPRDPSKSSLSLSSHSPKDVGESKTIRRRKMGSTRRIREGLNTVEEKREAGDNEIMGQMIGDPEVMEGGIEMLMESKDEAGNDKNEGEINESYLNDDTLNSNPDISSLCHGDRFMEDKLDKSMENERFPPDHSSVQSVLVEEVTLCKETHTPVKKIEMGSTHSRTSQDRQVEERAEKSPGKENIEDQEVIGEVMIAEKNAPVKLEELVDNVIKDAAKRDLETKEEDLVEGTFPDSQPCMIVGEPKGVEKRRKMGSTRRTREGFHTEEEQRKPEEKIMEEEFRGETIKDSEVSVVLDQLQEEHRPEDQQERPNTGTEDVASSTGMSAEGSEQVTPALQPGPANIIDQKKGGHANKSPVARMPKQPPGTLGSSGSRSNPYNVVIVGNSSVGKTSFIKYFQSGKFSIDHSATIGIDTCIQSLTVDGSHVTLQLWDTAGQERYHSITRQVFHKAQGLLLMYDITSSQSFFDVRYWANCIQEGAPDDVVLILLGNKADCAEPERQVQTHEGKNLAKEYNMLFMECSAATGDNVILSMENLARMLRQQGEKTRQEEKSLILQKEPPKKKSGCC